A section of the Sphingomonas ginsenosidivorax genome encodes:
- a CDS encoding MerR family transcriptional regulator, with translation MNDRQDDLTGIQDVARALGVSARTLRFYEDKGLIEPCRIGTTRIYTRRDVARMQLILRGKRLGFSLRDIEEFLGLYDSDPQHVEQMRALAERCRERIDDLTQQQSAIAQTLAELEKMEGEALQRIADAKTH, from the coding sequence TTGAACGATCGCCAGGACGACCTGACCGGAATCCAGGACGTCGCGCGGGCACTGGGCGTCAGTGCGCGGACGCTGCGCTTCTACGAGGACAAGGGGCTGATCGAGCCCTGTCGGATCGGCACCACGCGAATCTACACCCGCCGCGACGTCGCCCGGATGCAGCTGATCCTGCGCGGCAAGCGCCTCGGCTTCTCGCTGCGCGACATCGAGGAGTTCCTCGGGCTTTACGACAGCGATCCGCAACATGTCGAACAGATGCGCGCGCTCGCCGAGCGGTGCCGCGAACGGATCGACGATCTCACGCAGCAGCAGAGCGCGATCGCGCAGACGCTCGCCGAGCTCGAGAAGATGGAGGGCGAGGCGCTGCAGCGAATTGCCGACGCCAAGACGCACTGA
- a CDS encoding thiolase family protein yields the protein MTNVVIAGYARSPFHLAGKGELARVRPDDLAAQTIRGLLDKTGVDPAEIEDIILGCAFPEGEQGLNVARMIGLLADLPLSVGGMTVNRFCGSSMSAIHIAVGQINIGAGDAFICAGLESMSRVPMGGYNPLPNPDLFKKNAGAYMGMGETAENVARDYQITRAEQDAFAVKSQDKAAAARADGRLSDEIVTIQTKAGPVSQDGTIRAGTTVEALAGLKPAFSADGSVTAGTSSPLTDGASAVLVTSEEFATKHGLTILARIKSVAVSGNEPSTMGLGPIYASQKALERAGITVADLDIVEINEAFASQAIACIRDLGLKDEMINLDGGAIAIGHPLGATGARIVGKAAALLAREGGRYALATQCIGGGQGIATVLERA from the coding sequence ATGACCAACGTCGTCATCGCAGGCTATGCCCGCTCGCCGTTCCACCTCGCAGGCAAGGGCGAACTCGCCCGCGTGCGTCCCGACGATCTTGCCGCGCAGACGATTCGCGGCCTGCTCGACAAGACCGGCGTCGACCCGGCCGAGATCGAGGACATCATCCTCGGCTGCGCCTTCCCCGAAGGCGAGCAGGGGCTGAACGTCGCGCGGATGATCGGCCTGCTCGCCGACCTGCCGCTGTCGGTCGGCGGCATGACCGTGAACCGATTCTGCGGGTCGTCGATGAGCGCGATCCACATCGCGGTCGGCCAGATCAACATCGGCGCGGGCGACGCCTTCATCTGCGCTGGCCTCGAATCGATGAGCCGCGTGCCGATGGGTGGCTACAACCCCCTCCCCAACCCCGACCTCTTCAAGAAGAACGCCGGCGCGTACATGGGCATGGGCGAGACCGCGGAGAACGTCGCGCGCGACTACCAGATCACGCGCGCCGAGCAGGACGCCTTCGCCGTGAAGAGCCAGGACAAGGCCGCCGCCGCGCGCGCCGACGGCCGCCTCTCCGACGAGATCGTGACGATCCAGACCAAGGCGGGCCCGGTCAGCCAGGACGGCACGATCCGCGCCGGCACCACGGTCGAGGCACTCGCCGGGCTCAAGCCTGCGTTCAGCGCCGACGGGTCGGTCACCGCCGGTACGTCGTCGCCGCTGACCGATGGCGCGTCGGCGGTGCTCGTGACTTCGGAAGAGTTCGCGACCAAGCACGGCCTGACGATCCTCGCGCGGATCAAGTCGGTCGCCGTCTCGGGCAACGAACCGTCGACGATGGGCCTGGGACCGATCTACGCGTCACAGAAGGCGCTCGAGCGTGCGGGCATCACCGTCGCCGACCTCGATATCGTCGAGATCAACGAGGCGTTCGCCAGCCAGGCGATCGCGTGCATCCGTGACCTCGGCCTCAAGGACGAGATGATCAACCTCGACGGCGGCGCGATCGCAATCGGCCATCCGCTCGGCGCGACCGGCGCGCGGATCGTCGGCAAGGCGGCCGCGCTGCTCGCCCGCGAAGGCGGCCGCTATGCGCTCGCCACCCAGTGCATCGGCGGCGGTCAGGGCATCGCAACGGTGCTGGAGCGCGCATGA
- a CDS encoding DUF2147 domain-containing protein has product MSLLIAVALAAGAPATADTVIGRWKTETHNAIVEIARCGPSICGKILTSDAIRANPSMKDAKNANAALRTRPIQGMQMLSGFKADKDGVWSSGQVYNAEDGKTYSGKITPVGANQLKLRGCVFFPLCKTQTWTRVR; this is encoded by the coding sequence ATGTCCCTGTTGATCGCCGTCGCCCTGGCCGCCGGTGCCCCCGCCACCGCCGACACCGTGATCGGTCGCTGGAAGACCGAGACGCATAACGCCATCGTCGAGATCGCGCGCTGCGGCCCGTCGATCTGCGGCAAGATCCTCACCTCCGATGCGATCCGCGCCAATCCTTCGATGAAGGACGCGAAGAACGCCAACGCCGCGCTGCGCACCCGTCCGATCCAGGGCATGCAGATGCTCAGCGGGTTCAAGGCCGACAAGGACGGCGTGTGGAGCAGCGGGCAGGTCTACAACGCCGAGGACGGCAAGACCTATAGCGGCAAGATCACCCCCGTCGGCGCGAACCAGCTCAAGCTGCGCGGCTGCGTGTTCTTCCCGCTCTGCAAGACCCAGACCTGGACGCGCGTGCGCTGA
- a CDS encoding OmpP1/FadL family transporter: MSFRTKAPLLAVSAIVSAFGFASSAYANAYYLQSQSARGTGRAFSGEAADTGAASLWWNPAAIAGIRDGSAAIAATVIRPKGDVIDNGTVIRRPGQAFAPVGGNRVSSDPINNGVVPSGSIAYPLTDRIAIGVAVTSPFSFTTNYEANSWARYSADKTRLRTIDIQPSIGIAVTDWLRVGGALNVEYTDAILNNALPNLSAAQPDGFQELKGDGWDLGWTAGVQLHNDFATVGISYKSSIRHNLKGSLNVTGLVGPLAASNRSVDGATASFNTPGQVIVAGRFRGTDKLTLNAQVVAYNWSKFDTIDLGAPLNTAIPENYRDSWSLAGGFDYDVTPKATLRAGIQRAKTPTQDGLRDARVPDANRWTYAAGGSYQLTPNMAFDLGANYIDFADTTIDRATAAYAGTAVQTPIITSGFLRNAHAIEVSLGGRLTF; the protein is encoded by the coding sequence ATGTCGTTTCGTACCAAGGCCCCGTTGCTGGCCGTCTCCGCGATCGTGTCCGCGTTCGGCTTCGCCAGCTCGGCCTACGCCAACGCCTATTATCTCCAGTCGCAGTCGGCACGCGGTACCGGTCGTGCGTTCTCGGGCGAGGCGGCCGACACCGGGGCGGCATCGCTGTGGTGGAACCCCGCCGCGATCGCCGGCATCCGCGACGGCAGCGCCGCGATCGCCGCGACCGTGATCCGTCCCAAGGGCGACGTCATCGACAACGGCACCGTGATCCGCCGCCCGGGCCAGGCCTTCGCCCCCGTCGGCGGCAACCGCGTGTCGAGCGATCCGATCAACAACGGCGTCGTCCCCTCGGGCTCGATCGCCTACCCGCTGACCGATCGCATCGCGATCGGCGTCGCGGTGACCTCGCCGTTCAGCTTCACCACCAACTACGAGGCGAACAGCTGGGCGCGGTACAGCGCGGACAAGACGCGGCTGCGCACGATCGACATCCAGCCTTCCATCGGCATCGCGGTCACCGACTGGCTGCGTGTCGGCGGCGCGCTCAACGTCGAATATACCGACGCGATCCTCAACAACGCGCTGCCCAATCTGTCGGCGGCGCAGCCGGACGGCTTCCAGGAGCTGAAGGGCGATGGCTGGGATCTCGGCTGGACCGCGGGCGTCCAGTTGCACAACGACTTCGCGACCGTCGGCATCAGCTACAAGTCGAGCATCCGCCACAATTTGAAGGGCAGCCTCAACGTCACCGGCCTGGTCGGCCCGCTGGCAGCGTCGAACCGCTCGGTCGACGGCGCGACGGCGAGCTTCAACACGCCCGGTCAGGTGATCGTCGCCGGCCGCTTCCGCGGCACCGACAAGCTGACGCTCAACGCGCAGGTCGTCGCGTACAACTGGAGCAAGTTCGACACGATCGATCTCGGCGCACCGCTGAACACCGCGATCCCCGAGAACTACCGCGACAGCTGGAGCCTCGCCGGCGGCTTCGACTATGACGTCACCCCCAAGGCGACGTTGCGCGCGGGCATCCAGCGCGCCAAGACGCCGACGCAGGACGGCCTGCGCGACGCGCGCGTGCCCGACGCCAACCGCTGGACGTATGCGGCGGGCGGCAGCTACCAGCTGACCCCGAACATGGCGTTCGACCTGGGTGCGAACTATATCGACTTCGCCGACACCACGATCGACCGTGCGACGGCCGCCTATGCCGGCACCGCCGTGCAGACGCCGATCATTACCAGCGGCTTCCTCCGGAACGCGCACGCCATCGAGGTCTCGCTCGGCGGTCGCCTGACGTTCTGA
- a CDS encoding long-chain-fatty-acid--CoA ligase — translation MMNANGSATGVPMIEGARLLGEMLDHSVARFGSRTVLDFLGRRMTYAELGEAVTHAARGLQDLGVKKGTRVALCLPNTPYYPILFFATLKAGGIVVNVNPLYVERELCHLIKDSGAEVIATCDIAEIHARVLKVAGEMGVRHIITCPIAGALPPLKGLAYRLLKRAEIGRAPADARHLTFDALLSAKGAPTPVAATPDEVAVLQYTGGTTGEPKAAMLSHANLVSNADAMVVFVGGERPEQDRVMGALPLFHVFALTTVLTYSIRTGAEMILMPRFELQQLLKIIARTKPSYFPAVPTIYAAITAAAATQKVDLSSIRACISGGAPLPAEVRHAFEAATGALVVEGYGLSEASPIITCSPFDGSGKAGSAGVPFPGTTIEIRDREDPTRLLPIGENGEICARGPQVTQGYWHKPDATRDLFVDGALRTGDVGHLDEDGYLFIVDRIKDLILCGGYNVYPRVIEDALYEHPAVAEAIVIGVPDAYRGQAPKAFVTLAPGTTATPAELRDFLRDKISKIELPREVEIRDVLPKTLIGKLSKKELVAEEAAKAAAGGGERV, via the coding sequence ATGATGAACGCGAACGGCAGTGCGACGGGCGTACCGATGATCGAGGGCGCGCGGCTGCTCGGCGAGATGCTCGACCATTCGGTGGCGCGATTCGGTTCGCGCACCGTGCTCGACTTTCTCGGGCGGCGGATGACCTATGCCGAACTCGGCGAGGCGGTGACGCATGCCGCGCGTGGGCTGCAGGACCTGGGGGTGAAGAAGGGTACGCGGGTCGCGCTGTGCCTGCCCAACACGCCCTATTATCCGATCCTGTTCTTCGCGACGCTGAAGGCCGGCGGCATCGTCGTCAACGTCAACCCGCTCTATGTCGAGCGCGAGCTCTGCCACCTGATCAAGGATTCGGGCGCGGAGGTCATCGCGACCTGCGACATCGCCGAGATCCACGCGCGCGTGCTGAAGGTCGCGGGCGAGATGGGCGTGCGCCACATCATCACCTGCCCGATCGCGGGCGCGCTGCCACCGCTCAAGGGGCTTGCCTATCGACTGCTGAAGCGCGCGGAGATCGGCCGCGCGCCGGCCGATGCCCGCCACCTGACGTTCGATGCGCTGCTGTCCGCCAAGGGCGCTCCGACCCCTGTCGCGGCAACGCCGGACGAGGTCGCGGTGCTACAATATACCGGCGGCACCACGGGCGAGCCCAAGGCGGCGATGCTGAGCCATGCCAACCTCGTCTCCAACGCCGATGCGATGGTGGTGTTCGTCGGCGGCGAACGGCCCGAGCAGGACCGGGTGATGGGCGCGCTGCCGCTGTTCCACGTCTTCGCGCTGACCACCGTGCTGACCTATTCGATCCGGACCGGCGCGGAGATGATCCTGATGCCGCGGTTCGAACTGCAGCAGCTGCTCAAGATCATAGCGCGGACCAAACCCAGCTATTTCCCCGCGGTGCCGACCATCTATGCCGCGATCACCGCCGCGGCCGCGACGCAGAAGGTCGACCTGTCGTCGATCCGCGCCTGCATCTCGGGCGGCGCGCCGCTGCCCGCCGAGGTGCGCCACGCATTCGAGGCCGCGACCGGCGCGCTGGTGGTCGAGGGCTATGGCCTGTCCGAAGCCTCGCCGATCATCACCTGCAGCCCGTTCGACGGATCGGGCAAGGCCGGGTCCGCCGGCGTGCCCTTCCCGGGCACGACGATCGAGATCCGCGACCGCGAGGATCCGACCCGGTTGCTGCCGATCGGCGAGAATGGCGAGATTTGCGCGCGGGGCCCGCAGGTTACGCAAGGATATTGGCACAAGCCGGACGCCACGCGCGATCTGTTCGTCGACGGCGCGCTGCGGACCGGCGATGTCGGGCATCTCGACGAGGACGGCTATCTGTTCATCGTCGACCGCATCAAGGACCTGATCCTGTGCGGCGGCTACAACGTCTATCCGCGCGTGATCGAGGATGCGCTGTACGAGCATCCCGCGGTCGCCGAGGCGATCGTGATCGGTGTTCCCGACGCCTATCGCGGCCAGGCGCCCAAGGCGTTCGTGACGCTCGCGCCCGGCACCACCGCGACCCCGGCCGAACTGCGCGATTTCCTGCGCGACAAGATCAGCAAGATCGAGCTTCCCCGCGAGGTCGAAATCCGCGATGTTCTCCCCAAGACGCTGATCGGCAAGCTATCCAAAAAGGAACTTGTCGCAGAGGAAGCCGCCAAGGCTGCAGCGGGAGGGGGAGAGCGGGTTTGA
- a CDS encoding DUF4403 family protein: protein MRYSNAMTRNAFLLMLAIGASGCNRTTGNPAPPRVDTPPRLPNQSSTIVVPVSAPLADVAAQLNAKTPVQLWQIDKAEPRCVPAKRVRVLGQTVKVTPQLGCRIVGVVTRGPITLGGSGNVLTIRLPIRATISARDVGGIAGETATGAAIVRATARLSVNRSWSPVAKVDIAYDWTEEPGVDFLGQRIRFADKADEKLKGIVAKLERDLPAELEKLRTRQQLEAVWRKGFTSIQLNRDRPPAWMRITPRRLGFGGYRIGNGRIELELAAEALTETFVGNRPADPVPTPLPPPARAVGPNGLRFFIPVLADYRQLEPVVSRALVKLAAKGISLTGVGPVDATFGKVTIYATEGGHLAVGVQATVKPRNGLFKPTKGEIWLSAVPYNDPGSQVVRVRDMKIAGESDNQTVNLLFALFDDAVVQASIQDSLTHDFARDYRKVLVAAQRAIAGHREGDFVLSATVDKVVNGQIAVTGGGLFLPVQVQGTANIRFAPLR from the coding sequence GTGCGTTACTCGAACGCCATGACGCGGAACGCCTTTCTTCTCATGCTCGCGATCGGGGCGAGCGGCTGCAATCGTACGACGGGGAACCCGGCGCCGCCACGGGTCGACACGCCGCCTCGACTGCCCAACCAGAGCTCCACGATCGTGGTGCCGGTGTCGGCCCCGCTGGCCGACGTCGCCGCGCAGCTCAACGCGAAGACGCCGGTCCAGTTGTGGCAGATCGACAAGGCCGAGCCGCGCTGCGTGCCCGCCAAGCGGGTGCGCGTGCTGGGGCAGACGGTGAAGGTCACGCCGCAACTCGGATGCCGCATCGTCGGCGTCGTCACGCGCGGCCCGATCACGCTCGGCGGCAGCGGCAACGTGTTGACGATCCGGCTGCCGATCCGTGCGACGATCAGCGCGCGCGACGTCGGCGGGATCGCCGGCGAGACCGCGACCGGCGCCGCGATCGTCCGCGCGACCGCAAGGCTGTCGGTCAACCGCAGCTGGTCGCCGGTCGCCAAGGTCGACATCGCCTATGACTGGACCGAGGAGCCGGGGGTCGATTTCCTCGGCCAGCGGATCCGCTTCGCCGACAAGGCGGACGAGAAGCTGAAGGGGATCGTCGCCAAGCTCGAACGCGACCTGCCCGCCGAACTGGAGAAGCTGCGGACGCGCCAGCAGCTCGAGGCGGTGTGGCGCAAGGGGTTCACGTCGATCCAGCTCAACCGCGACCGGCCGCCGGCCTGGATGCGGATCACGCCGCGGCGGCTGGGGTTCGGCGGCTACAGAATCGGCAACGGGCGGATCGAACTGGAACTGGCGGCGGAGGCGCTGACCGAGACGTTCGTCGGCAATCGCCCCGCCGATCCGGTGCCGACGCCGCTGCCGCCCCCCGCGAGGGCAGTCGGGCCGAACGGGCTGCGGTTCTTCATCCCGGTACTCGCGGATTATCGTCAGCTGGAACCGGTGGTATCGCGCGCGCTCGTCAAGCTGGCGGCGAAGGGGATTTCGCTGACCGGGGTAGGGCCTGTCGACGCGACCTTCGGCAAGGTCACGATCTATGCGACCGAGGGCGGGCATCTGGCGGTCGGTGTGCAGGCGACGGTCAAGCCGCGCAACGGGCTGTTCAAGCCGACAAAGGGCGAGATCTGGCTGTCGGCGGTGCCCTACAACGATCCCGGGTCACAGGTCGTCCGCGTCCGCGACATGAAGATCGCGGGCGAGAGTGACAACCAGACGGTCAACCTGCTGTTCGCGCTGTTCGACGACGCGGTCGTGCAGGCGAGCATCCAGGATTCGCTGACGCATGATTTCGCGCGGGATTACCGGAAGGTGCTGGTCGCGGCGCAGCGGGCGATCGCCGGGCACCGCGAGGGCGATTTCGTGCTGTCCGCGACGGTCGACAAGGTCGTCAACGGACAGATCGCGGTGACGGGCGGGGGATTGTTCCTGCCCGTCCAGGTGCAGGGCACCGCGAACATCCGGTTCGCGCCGCTGCGGTGA
- a CDS encoding UPF0149 family protein: MKLPSRLRRLEDALFALPDDCMLLSDVDGYLTGLILCPETVPPAEWLPVIWGGVEAGPPFEDPLDVQDFEAMLVARHAEIARDLSRGKFRPFFEVDPRNGDVLWDVWIEGLATAIDLRPEAWAAVEDPALAYLETLVAIADDTSDLASDEINALYDAAAGEIPAQVAALYARREGQGVAVVEPAAPAAKVGRNDPCPCGSGKKHKKCCGVN; the protein is encoded by the coding sequence ATGAAACTTCCTTCCCGCCTGCGCCGCCTAGAAGACGCGCTGTTCGCGCTGCCCGACGATTGCATGCTGCTCAGCGACGTCGACGGCTACCTGACCGGTCTGATCCTGTGTCCCGAAACGGTGCCGCCCGCCGAATGGCTGCCGGTGATCTGGGGCGGGGTCGAGGCGGGACCACCGTTCGAGGATCCGCTCGACGTACAGGATTTCGAGGCGATGCTGGTCGCCCGCCACGCCGAGATCGCGCGCGACCTGTCGCGCGGCAAGTTCCGCCCGTTCTTCGAAGTCGACCCGCGCAACGGCGACGTGCTGTGGGACGTCTGGATCGAAGGACTCGCCACCGCGATCGACCTGCGGCCCGAGGCGTGGGCCGCGGTGGAGGATCCGGCGCTGGCGTATCTCGAGACACTGGTCGCGATCGCCGACGACACGAGCGATCTTGCCAGCGACGAGATCAACGCGCTGTATGATGCGGCGGCCGGGGAGATCCCGGCGCAGGTCGCTGCGCTGTACGCGCGGCGCGAAGGGCAGGGGGTGGCGGTCGTCGAACCTGCCGCGCCGGCCGCCAAGGTTGGCCGCAACGATCCGTGCCCGTGCGGGTCGGGGAAGAAGCACAAGAAATGCTGCGGCGTTAACTGA
- a CDS encoding 3-hydroxyacyl-CoA dehydrogenase/enoyl-CoA hydratase family protein, with product MSDQIKKVCVIGAGVMGAGIAAQVANAGIPVLLLDIVPREGDDRDAVAKGAVAKMLKTDPAPFMSKRAAKLVETGNIDDHLERVTECDWIVEAIVERLDIKQSLYAKLEALKRPGTAVSSNTSTIPLGNLVEGRSDQFKADFLITHFFNPPRYMRLVEIVRGEHTDAAVAGKVEDFVDRFMGKRIVRAKDTPGFIANRIGTYWLAVAINAAMDQGLTVEEADQIGGRPMGVPKTGIFGLVDLVGVDLMPLLTKSLSSTLPAGDPYFDTVRDMALVDKMIAEGFTGRKGKGGFYRFDKATRTKLSLDLATGEYRPEAKPADLPGKTGKDIAALIAEPGKIGTYAWTILGTVLSYAAMLVGEATDDIIGIDDAMKLGYNWKYGPFELIDRMGPGLLAQRLAAEGRDVPAILKTAGDRPFYRVENGTRQYLTTAGEYADVPRGDGVELLEDIKLRSQPILNNASASLWDVGDGVAALEFHTKMNALDDQVIALIEEAIPVVQDRFKALVVYNEAGNFSAGANLGAAMFAVSAGLWDMVEATVAKGQAAYKALKYAPFPVVSAPAGLALGGGCEILLHSDAVQAHAETYAGLVECGVGLVPGWGGNGEMLDRWTKSGLVPKGPMPVLSKVFQMISTAQVAKSAAEAREMMILRKDDGITMNRDRLLADAKAKALSLVEGYVAPEKPTFRMAGASGRTGLTMAVADFHKKGVATDYDVVVADRLAEVLTGGEADLVDTVTEDEVLTLERAAFMASVKDQRTQARIVHMLQTGKPLRN from the coding sequence ATGTCGGACCAGATCAAAAAAGTCTGCGTCATTGGCGCAGGCGTGATGGGCGCGGGGATCGCCGCGCAGGTCGCGAACGCCGGCATCCCGGTGCTGCTGCTCGATATCGTTCCCCGTGAGGGTGACGATCGCGACGCGGTGGCCAAGGGTGCGGTCGCGAAGATGCTCAAGACCGACCCCGCCCCCTTCATGTCGAAGCGGGCCGCCAAGCTGGTCGAGACGGGCAACATCGACGACCATCTGGAGCGCGTCACGGAGTGCGACTGGATCGTCGAGGCGATCGTCGAGCGGCTCGATATCAAGCAGTCGCTCTACGCCAAGCTCGAGGCGCTCAAGCGTCCCGGCACCGCGGTGTCGTCGAACACCTCGACGATCCCGCTCGGGAACCTCGTCGAGGGGCGCTCGGACCAGTTCAAGGCCGACTTCCTGATCACCCACTTCTTCAACCCGCCGCGCTACATGCGGCTGGTCGAGATCGTGCGCGGCGAGCACACCGACGCGGCCGTCGCGGGCAAGGTCGAGGATTTCGTCGACCGCTTCATGGGCAAGCGCATCGTCCGCGCGAAGGACACGCCGGGCTTCATCGCCAACCGCATCGGCACCTATTGGCTCGCCGTCGCGATCAACGCCGCGATGGACCAGGGCCTGACCGTCGAGGAGGCCGACCAGATCGGCGGCCGTCCGATGGGCGTACCCAAGACCGGGATCTTCGGGCTTGTCGACCTCGTCGGCGTCGACCTGATGCCGCTGCTCACCAAGAGCCTGTCGTCGACGCTGCCCGCGGGCGATCCGTATTTCGACACGGTGCGCGACATGGCGCTGGTCGACAAGATGATCGCCGAGGGGTTCACCGGCCGCAAGGGCAAGGGCGGCTTCTACCGTTTCGACAAGGCGACGCGCACGAAGCTGTCGCTCGACCTCGCGACCGGCGAATACCGGCCCGAGGCCAAGCCCGCCGACCTGCCCGGCAAGACCGGCAAGGACATCGCCGCGCTGATCGCCGAACCCGGCAAGATCGGCACCTATGCCTGGACGATCCTCGGCACCGTGCTGTCCTACGCCGCGATGCTCGTCGGCGAGGCGACCGACGACATCATCGGCATCGATGACGCGATGAAGCTCGGCTACAACTGGAAATACGGGCCGTTCGAGCTGATCGACCGGATGGGTCCGGGCCTGCTCGCGCAGCGCCTCGCCGCCGAGGGTCGCGACGTTCCCGCGATCCTGAAGACCGCGGGCGATCGCCCGTTCTACCGGGTCGAGAACGGTACGCGCCAGTATCTGACGACGGCCGGCGAGTATGCCGACGTGCCGCGCGGCGATGGCGTCGAACTGCTCGAGGACATCAAGCTGCGCTCGCAGCCGATCCTGAACAACGCGTCTGCATCGCTGTGGGACGTCGGCGACGGCGTCGCCGCGCTCGAATTTCACACCAAGATGAACGCGCTCGACGATCAGGTCATCGCGCTGATCGAGGAGGCGATCCCGGTCGTCCAGGACCGGTTCAAGGCGCTGGTCGTGTATAACGAGGCAGGCAACTTCTCCGCGGGCGCGAACCTCGGCGCGGCGATGTTCGCGGTGAGTGCCGGGCTTTGGGACATGGTCGAGGCGACCGTCGCCAAGGGTCAGGCGGCGTACAAGGCGCTCAAATACGCGCCCTTCCCCGTCGTCAGCGCGCCGGCGGGCCTCGCGCTCGGCGGCGGGTGCGAGATCCTGCTCCATTCGGACGCGGTGCAGGCGCATGCCGAGACCTATGCCGGCCTCGTCGAATGCGGCGTCGGGCTTGTCCCGGGCTGGGGCGGCAATGGCGAGATGCTCGACCGCTGGACCAAGTCGGGGCTGGTGCCCAAGGGTCCGATGCCGGTGCTGTCGAAGGTCTTCCAGATGATCTCGACCGCACAGGTTGCCAAGTCGGCGGCCGAAGCGCGCGAGATGATGATCCTGCGCAAGGACGACGGCATCACCATGAACCGCGACCGGTTGCTCGCCGACGCCAAGGCGAAGGCGCTGTCGCTGGTCGAGGGTTATGTCGCTCCCGAGAAGCCGACCTTCCGCATGGCTGGCGCGAGCGGCCGCACGGGCCTGACGATGGCGGTCGCCGACTTCCACAAGAAGGGCGTGGCGACCGACTATGACGTCGTCGTCGCGGACCGGCTCGCCGAGGTGCTGACCGGTGGCGAGGCCGACCTGGTCGACACCGTGACCGAGGACGAGGTGCTCACGCTCGAGCGCGCCGCGTTCATGGCGAGCGTCAAGGACCAGCGTACCCAAGCGCGAATCGTCCATATGCTGCAGACCGGCAAGCCGCTGCGGAACTGA
- a CDS encoding TlyA family RNA methyltransferase, with protein MAKQRVDQMLVDRGLAESRTRAQALVMAGLVFAGTTKVEKSGQTLADDVVLDVRGRDHPWVSRGGIKLAHGLDHFGWDVTGAVAIDVGSSTGGFTDVMLSRGAARVFAVDSGTNQLAWKLRQDPRVVVHEQTSARILTDAQITESVDLIVCDASFIGLAKVLERPMTFAKPDARLMALVKPQFEAGRGEVGKGGVVRDDAVRTRVCDEVAAWLTGQGWHVAGVVESPITGPEGNVEYLIAASGAPTVRE; from the coding sequence ATGGCAAAGCAGCGCGTGGACCAGATGCTCGTCGATCGGGGGCTAGCCGAGTCGCGCACCCGTGCGCAGGCGCTGGTGATGGCGGGCCTCGTGTTCGCCGGGACCACCAAGGTCGAGAAGTCGGGCCAGACGCTCGCCGACGACGTCGTACTCGACGTGCGCGGGCGCGATCATCCCTGGGTGTCGCGCGGCGGGATCAAGCTGGCGCACGGCCTCGATCATTTCGGCTGGGACGTGACCGGCGCGGTGGCGATCGACGTCGGGTCCTCGACGGGCGGCTTCACCGACGTGATGCTCTCGCGCGGCGCGGCGCGCGTGTTCGCGGTCGACAGCGGCACCAACCAGCTTGCGTGGAAGCTGCGGCAGGACCCGCGCGTCGTCGTCCACGAACAGACCAGCGCGCGCATCCTGACCGATGCGCAGATCACGGAAAGCGTCGACCTGATCGTCTGCGATGCGAGCTTCATCGGCCTCGCCAAGGTGCTCGAGCGCCCGATGACTTTCGCCAAGCCCGACGCGCGGCTGATGGCGCTGGTCAAGCCGCAGTTCGAGGCCGGGCGCGGCGAAGTCGGCAAGGGCGGCGTGGTGCGCGACGATGCGGTCCGCACGCGCGTCTGCGACGAGGTCGCGGCCTGGCTGACCGGGCAGGGCTGGCATGTCGCCGGCGTGGTCGAGAGCCCGATCACCGGCCCGGAGGGCAATGTCGAGTATCTGATCGCGGCCTCGGGCGCCCCGACTGTGCGGGAATGA
- a CDS encoding RBBP9/YdeN family alpha/beta hydrolase, with protein MCSFAPYDAVHPTILTVPGLGGSGPSHWQSLWEQARPDTVRVELGMWTTPHRNAWVTRLDEAIRLAEAPVILAAHSLGCLAVAWWAELSPQPYGWPVAGALLVAPADVDRPDAQGELRGFAPSPRTPLPFPSIVVASSDDPWITPERAHSLAADWGSHFVDAGPQGHLNAASGIGWWREGQDLLDRVIAAGGSKGHPLSPGDARSVLAVNATDAAHAHYLGG; from the coding sequence GTGTGTAGTTTCGCACCGTACGACGCCGTCCATCCGACGATCCTGACCGTGCCGGGGCTCGGCGGCTCCGGCCCCTCGCACTGGCAGAGCCTGTGGGAACAGGCCCGCCCCGACACCGTCCGCGTCGAGCTCGGCATGTGGACGACGCCGCATCGCAACGCCTGGGTGACCCGGCTCGACGAGGCGATCCGGCTTGCCGAGGCGCCGGTGATCCTGGCCGCGCACAGCCTCGGCTGTCTCGCGGTCGCGTGGTGGGCCGAACTCAGCCCGCAGCCCTATGGCTGGCCGGTAGCCGGCGCGCTGCTGGTCGCGCCCGCCGATGTCGATCGCCCCGATGCGCAGGGCGAATTGCGGGGCTTCGCGCCTAGTCCCCGGACGCCGCTTCCCTTCCCCTCGATCGTCGTCGCCAGCAGCGACGATCCATGGATCACCCCCGAGCGCGCGCACAGCCTCGCCGCCGACTGGGGCAGCCACTTCGTCGACGCGGGCCCGCAAGGGCACCTCAACGCTGCGAGCGGGATCGGCTGGTGGCGCGAAGGCCAGGACCTGCTCGACCGCGTGATCGCGGCAGGCGGATCGAAGGGGCATCCGCTCAGCCCCGGCGATGCGCGGTCTGTGCTGGCGGTGAATGCGACGGACGCCGCGCATGCGCATTATCTGGGGGGCTGA